The following coding sequences lie in one Apium graveolens cultivar Ventura chromosome 1, ASM990537v1, whole genome shotgun sequence genomic window:
- the LOC141661620 gene encoding peptidyl-prolyl cis-trans isomerase FKBP42 — MEEVHEQTQDQSAGKDGEPEIVTEGASFVHGEPPQDGSGPPKVDSQEEALHEKVTKQVIKEGQGQKPSKYSTCFVHYRAWTKATQHKFEDTWHEQQLLELILGKEKKEMTGLAIGVSHMKSGERAILHVGWELGYGKEGNFSFPNVPPMADIIYEVELIGFDEVKEGKARSDMTVEERISSADRRKMDGNALFKEEKLEEAIQQYEMAIAYMGDDFMFQLFGKYQDMAMAVKNPCHLNMAACMIKLKRYDEAIGHCSIVLAEDEKNVKALFRRGKAKAELGQTDAAREDFLKAGKLAPGDKAIAKELRLLAEHDKAVYSKQKELYKGLFGPPPQPKSKNTNRLILFWQWLLAFFYRLFGRERQKAD; from the exons ATGGAGGAAGTGCATGAGCAAACTCAAGATCAATCAGCAG GGAAAGATGGTGAACCTGAAATCGTAACTGAAGGAGCTTCTTTTGTGCATGGAGAACCTCCACAGGATGGCAGTGGCCCTCCAAAAGTTGATTCTCAAGAGGAAGCCCTCCATGAAAAAGTTACTAAGCAGGTTATTAAGGAAGGCCAGGGTCAGAAGCCATCGAAATATTCGACATGCTTTG TGCACTATAGAGCCTGGACTAAAGCCACCCAGCACAAGTTTGAAGACACATGGCACGAACAACAATTACTTGAGCTGATCTTAGGCAAAG AAAAGAAAGAAATGACAGGATTGGCAATTGGTGTGTCCCACATGAAATCTGGCGAACGTGCTATTTTACATGTGGGTTGGGAATTAGGATATGGAAAAGAAGGAAATTTCTCCTTCCCAAATGTTCCTCCTATGGCCGATATCATATACGAAGTTGAGCTCATTGGATTTGACGAAGTCAAAGAA GGAAAGGCTCGTAGTGACATGACAGTAGAAGAGAGAATCAGTTCTGCAGATCGAAGAAAAATGGATGGAAATGCTTTATTTAAAGAGGAAAAACTAGAGGAGGCTATCCAGCAATATGAAATG GCCATAGCATATATGGGAGATGACTTTATGTTCCAGTTGTTCGGGAAGTACCAGGACATGGCTATGGCAGTAAAAAACCCTTGCCACCTAAACATGGCAGCATGCATGATAAAGCTGAAGCGTTATGACGAAGCTATAGGGCATTGCAGCATT GTTTTGGCCGAGGACGAGAAGAATGTGAAAGCGCTGTTTAGGCGAGGAAAAGCTAAAGCGGAACTTGGACAGACTGACGCTGCTCGAGAAGACTTCCTCAAGGCAGGAAAACTTGCACCTGGTGACAAAGCAATTGCGAAGGAGTTAAGACTGCTTGCTGAGCATGACAAGGCTGTGTATAGTAAGCAAAAGGAGCTTTACAAAGGATTGTTTGGACCACCACCACAGCCTAAATCGAAGAACACTAATCGGCTAATCCTTTTTTGGCAATGGCTTCTGGCATTTTTTTATCGTTTATTTGGGAGGGAAAGACAAAAGGCTGATTAA